In Columba livia isolate bColLiv1 breed racing homer chromosome 8, bColLiv1.pat.W.v2, whole genome shotgun sequence, a single genomic region encodes these proteins:
- the CCDC17 gene encoding coiled-coil domain-containing protein 17 isoform X6, with amino-acid sequence MKLRKCICVVEKWGKFQVPPVSSVVAAARDERSWVEGEPAKGAAGPELCASGQTLHPRACVWLYLDALLQRYRPRESRVGRIPINQPAAFSSESVFRDRYPWWCSGTVTCSPLRTASCSGGQAPCARGKQRESPGPEERPPSLPVQRSNGGGKHRGHCRAGRPMAAAGGFSCPRCSMVFGSGPLLRAHQEKLCLGTPAGSSSRGPGGDPLPVEGAPGTVRRPRHSWVVWSGVWCGVCGAGTGMGAGLGCAWVRKRGHSHHGWIQPDLSWGDPPSSPLHCVGDSQCLFWQSQESFCYLAFFHPFLPIGLPEFGVSQHRDRAEPHRLLILPGLPPAARGQRGPERVRGAPLGDVLTPRERVLLRMADPSARKPTLEQGEHPRPPAPARGHQQPLQELLETHQRHVAEIRARTQQLEQQREELCRRLAALGAGGAADPQPEQGELELSRDQAGWLRVVHGGATVHLDTLVPATGPLAAEARALRLSYLRAGGRDPAILQQLLHLQVEATALEKGTAGLCGSRRTEPPGTGARGLDAALLAMELENRRLEDELLALKVRRKRRADAGVPPASTGDRGPCSSWKSLCPPQPPACPLDGPGRPSSCSGASSTAQTAPEGEPDRSVHSSSWGPATPTEREDSPPMLRTTPGI; translated from the exons ATGAAGTTACGCAAGTGTATTTGCGTTGTCGAGAAGTGGGGTAAGTTTCAAGTCCCTCCTGTCAGCTCCGTGGTGGCAGCCGCTCGTGACGAGCGGTCCTGGGTGGAGGGGGAGCCCGCGAAGGGCGCGGCGGGTCCGGAGCTCTGCGCTTCGGGCCAAACTCTTCATCCCCGGGCATGTGTGTGGTTATACCTGGATGCTCTTTTGCAGCGTTACCGCCCCCGGGAGAGCCGCGTTGGGCGAATCCCCATAAATCAACCAGCAGCTTTCTCGAGTGAATCAGTTTTCCGTGACCGGTATCCCTGGTGGTGCAGCGGGACGGTGACCTGCAGCCCCTTGAGAACGGCGA GTTGCTCAGGTGGCCAAGCGCCTTGTGCCCGTGGTAAACAAAGAGAATCGCCGGGGCCGGAGGAGCGGCCGCCCTCCCTGCCCGTCCAGCGTAGCAACGGTGGCGGCAAACACCGCGGGCACTGCCGCGCAG GGCGCCCCATGGCAGCTGCCGGGGGCTTCAGCTGCCCCCGCTGCTCCATGGTGTTCGGCTCCGGGCCGCTGCTGCGGGCGCACCAGGAGAAGCTGTGCCTTGGGACCCCGGCGGGCAGCAGCTCCCGTGGCCCCGGGGGGGACCCGCTGCCCGTGGAGGGGGCTCCGGGCACGGTAAGGAGGCCGCGGCACAGCTGGGTGGTGTGGAGCGGGGTCTGGTGCGGGGTGtgcggggctgggacagggatgggtgctgggctgggatgtGCATGGGTGAGGAAACGGGGTCACAGCCACCATGGCTGGATCCAGCCTGACCTGAGCTGGGGGGACCCTCCATCCTCCCCCCTGCACTGTGTGGGCGACTCTCAGTGCTTGTTTTGGCAAAGCCAGGAAAGTTTCTGTTACTTAGCAttttttcaccctttccttCCCATTGGCCTCCCTGAGTTCGGggtgtcccagcacagggatcGTGCTGAGCCGCATCGTCTCCTCATCCTTCCCGGCCTCCCGCCGGCCGcacggggacagcggggaccgGAGCGAGTGCGGGGGGCTCCCCTGGGGGACGTGCTCACCCCCCGTGAGAGGGTCCTGCTCCGCATGGCCGACCCCTCTGCCAGGAAACCAACGCTGGAG CAGGGAGAGCACCCCCGGCCGCCAGCCCCAGCACGGGGGCACCAGCAGCcgctgcaggagctgcttgAGACCCACCAGCGCCATGTGGCTGAAATCCGGGCCAGGacgcagcagctggagcagcagcgaGAGG AGCTGTGCCGGCGGCTGGCAGcgctgggggctgggggggctgcggATCCCCAGCCCGAGCAGGGGGAACTGGAGCTGAGCCGGGACCAGGCTGGATGGCTGCGTGTGGTGCACGGCGG GGCCACCGTCCACCTCGACACCCTCGTGCCGGCCACCGGGCCCCTCGCCGCCGAGGCCAG GGCGCTGCGACTGTCCTACCTGCGTGCCGGAGGACGCGACCCGGccatcctgcagcagctcctccacctCCAGGTGGAGGCCACGGCGCTGGAGAAAGGAACCGCGGGGCTGTGCGGGAGCAGGAGGACGG AGCCCCCTGGCACTGGGGCACGGGGCCTGGATGCGGCGCTGCTGGCCATGGAGCTGGAGAACCGGCGGCTGGAAGACGAGCTCCTGGCGCTGAAGgtcaggaggaagaggagagctgATGCTG gaGTCCCCCCAGccagcactggggacagggggccctgcagctcctggaagAGCCTGTGTCCTCCCCAGCCTCCTGCTTGCCCCCTCGATGGCCCTGGAAGACCCTCCTCCTGCTCAGGAGCCTCCAGCACAGCACAAACAGCCCCAGAG GGTGAGCCTGACAGGAGCGTTCACAGCTCATCTTGGGGACCAGCAACACCCACAGAGAGAGAGGATTCTCCCCCCATGCTCAGGACCACACCGGGCATTTAA